From Cellulomonas fimi ATCC 484, a single genomic window includes:
- a CDS encoding PP2C family protein-serine/threonine phosphatase — translation MTATSDESVQPAVAGVRVDVGVATATGRRDSNEDSVLAEGGVYVVADGMGGHDAGEVASATAVGTLRALVGTVPELSQVVDVLRGAHERVRDLPSHSSRRPGTTVTGVVLTEHEGLPCWIVLNVGDSRTYRMVGGVLEQITTDHSEIALLVARGLVPADVAARHPRRHVVTRVLGGGASEVEPDVWLFPVSPGDRMLACSDGLTDELTDRRIQAELRAADGAQEAADRLVAAALSAGGHDNVTVVVVDATVPRR, via the coding sequence GTGACGGCGACGTCGGACGAGTCGGTCCAGCCGGCCGTGGCGGGCGTGCGGGTCGACGTGGGGGTCGCGACGGCGACGGGTCGCCGGGACTCCAACGAGGACTCGGTCCTCGCCGAGGGCGGCGTCTACGTCGTCGCGGACGGCATGGGCGGGCACGACGCAGGCGAGGTCGCCTCCGCGACGGCCGTCGGGACGCTGCGCGCACTGGTCGGGACCGTCCCCGAGCTGTCGCAGGTCGTCGACGTGCTGCGCGGAGCGCACGAACGGGTGCGCGACCTCCCGTCGCACTCGTCGCGACGCCCCGGCACGACGGTGACGGGTGTCGTCCTGACCGAGCACGAGGGCCTGCCCTGCTGGATCGTCCTCAACGTCGGCGACTCCCGCACCTACCGGATGGTGGGCGGCGTGCTCGAGCAGATCACGACGGACCACTCCGAGATCGCCCTGCTCGTCGCGCGGGGCCTCGTGCCCGCCGACGTCGCCGCCCGGCACCCCCGTCGCCACGTCGTCACGCGCGTGCTCGGGGGCGGGGCGAGCGAGGTGGAGCCCGACGTGTGGCTGTTCCCCGTGAGCCCGGGCGACCGGATGCTCGCCTGCTCGGACGGCCTGACCGACGAGCTCACCGACCGCCGCATCCAGGCGGAGCTGCGCGCAGCCGACGGTGCCCAGGAGGCCGCGGACCGGCTGGTGGCCGCGGCGTTGTCCGCGGGAGGCCACGACAACGTGACCGTCGTCGTGGTGGACGCGACCGTCCCGCGTCGCTGA
- a CDS encoding type VII secretion protein EccC, giving the protein MTIAPTQGHTPAPPTVPAGQVVLQPPPEIQPSDGVSGLLANVIPMLGSVGSIVFVAVSQPGPRGMIAAGMFLVASLGFVGVNGWRQRAQHQAAVVGARREYLAYLADLRGTVRQVARAQRRRAEWNAPDPRVLAAVAEERTRVWERGPDHEEYLRARVGVGTEPLALELEPPQTPPLAQLDPVAASAAHRFLVTHRIQRDIPLSVDLRSTARLQLAGSEEECQALARAIVAQLATFHSPDDVQVAVLASDRALPEWDWVKWLPHAHSTRHKDAVGAARMIGTTLAEIEDLLPEGLRERPRFGPAVAGSNPQPHLVVVVDGGQVPAGNAILTDDGVMGVTVLEIPERWDDLDDMGTLRLLVGTAVERDGVRRAPVDVLRLGAEPSRLDADQLSVVDAEAAARRLLPMHLDSHDSGDEGPAVSSELVDLLGLGDIRDLDLDVAWRPRLARDRLRVPIGLTPGGQPVALDIKESAQQGMGPHGLIIGATGSGKSEVLRTLVLALALTHSSEDLNFVLVDFKGGATFAGMADMPHVSAIITNLGEELTLVDRMQDALQGEMVRRQELLRSAGNFANVADYEKARRDGRTDLAPLPALLIVADEFSELLTAKPEFVDLFVAIGRLGRSLQMHLLLSSQRLEEGRLRGLESHLSYRIGLRTFSAAESRTVLGVPDAYELPPVPGVGYLKPDPTTMVRFRASYVSGPPKGRRRSVSTAGTTSGRARIESFTAAPVLSPVRDEQPVEVVETDAEERATFDIAVQRMKGRGPAAHQVWLPPLIVPSTYDELMPDLQVHPELGLVSPAWRGAGALTVPLGIVDRPLEQRRENLVVQLTGAAGHMAVVGGPRSGKSTVLRSVLTGLSLTHTPLEVQFYVLDFGGGTFAPLARAPHVAGVATRSEADVVRRVVAEVEGIVDARERYFRAQGIDSVETYRARRAQGLADDGYGDVFLVVDGWSTIRAEFDELEARLQTLAGRGLTFGVHLLVAAARWMDFRSQVKDLFGTRIELRLGDTGDSEIDRKVAANVPKGRPGRGLVASKHHVLTALPRVDGDSSPETVGDGVAHLVQVLTQSWTGRPGPKLRLLPEQVTLDQVRAASPADTRQILLGVDEAALAPVGVDLREEDHLYLFGDGGSGKSAFLRSVASEIQRLHTPAEAQIFAVDLRRSLLGEIPADYLAGYLTTQEQATSELSDLAAYLRTRLPGPDVTAQQLRTRSWWSGAEVYVLVDDYDLVATSMGNPVAALVPLLAQAGDVGLHLVVARRTGGAGRALYEPVLQSLRDLAAPGIVLSGSPDEGALIGGAKPVPSVPGRAQLVTRDRGRQVVQLVWSPPTT; this is encoded by the coding sequence ATGACGATCGCCCCCACCCAGGGCCACACCCCTGCCCCGCCGACCGTCCCCGCGGGACAGGTCGTGCTGCAGCCGCCGCCGGAGATCCAGCCGTCGGACGGGGTGAGCGGGCTCCTCGCCAACGTCATCCCCATGCTCGGCTCGGTCGGGTCGATCGTGTTCGTGGCGGTCTCCCAGCCGGGCCCGCGCGGCATGATCGCGGCCGGCATGTTCCTCGTCGCGTCGCTCGGGTTCGTCGGCGTCAACGGCTGGCGGCAGCGGGCGCAGCACCAGGCAGCGGTCGTCGGCGCGCGGCGCGAGTACCTCGCGTACCTGGCCGACCTGCGCGGCACGGTCCGGCAGGTCGCGCGGGCGCAGCGCCGCCGCGCGGAGTGGAACGCGCCCGACCCGCGCGTGCTCGCCGCGGTCGCGGAGGAGCGGACGCGCGTCTGGGAGCGCGGGCCCGACCACGAGGAGTACCTGCGGGCACGGGTCGGCGTCGGCACCGAGCCGCTCGCGCTCGAGCTGGAGCCGCCGCAGACGCCGCCGCTCGCCCAGCTCGACCCCGTCGCGGCCTCCGCGGCGCACCGCTTCCTCGTCACGCACCGCATCCAGCGGGACATCCCGCTCTCGGTGGACCTGCGCTCGACGGCCCGGCTGCAGCTCGCCGGCTCGGAGGAGGAGTGCCAGGCCCTCGCCCGCGCGATCGTCGCGCAGCTCGCGACGTTCCACTCCCCCGACGACGTGCAGGTCGCCGTGCTCGCGTCCGACCGGGCGCTGCCCGAGTGGGACTGGGTCAAGTGGCTCCCGCACGCGCACTCCACGCGGCACAAGGACGCCGTGGGTGCGGCCCGGATGATCGGGACGACGCTCGCGGAGATCGAGGACCTGCTGCCCGAGGGGCTGCGCGAGCGTCCCCGGTTCGGCCCGGCGGTCGCCGGGTCGAACCCGCAGCCGCACCTCGTCGTCGTCGTGGACGGCGGGCAGGTGCCCGCGGGCAACGCGATCCTCACCGACGACGGCGTCATGGGCGTGACGGTGCTCGAGATCCCCGAGCGCTGGGACGACCTCGACGACATGGGCACGCTCCGGCTCCTCGTCGGGACGGCGGTCGAGCGCGACGGCGTGCGTCGTGCGCCCGTCGACGTGCTGCGCCTCGGGGCGGAGCCGTCGCGCCTCGACGCCGACCAGCTCTCCGTGGTCGACGCGGAGGCCGCGGCCCGGCGGCTGCTGCCCATGCACCTCGACTCGCACGACAGCGGCGACGAGGGACCGGCCGTGTCGTCGGAGCTCGTCGACCTGCTCGGCCTCGGCGACATCCGCGACCTCGACCTCGACGTCGCGTGGCGGCCGCGGCTCGCGCGCGACCGCCTGCGCGTGCCGATCGGGCTCACGCCCGGCGGCCAGCCCGTCGCGCTCGACATCAAGGAGTCCGCGCAGCAGGGCATGGGGCCCCACGGCCTCATCATCGGCGCCACGGGCTCCGGCAAGTCCGAGGTGCTGCGCACGCTGGTGCTCGCGCTCGCGCTCACGCACTCCTCGGAGGACCTGAACTTCGTCCTCGTCGACTTCAAGGGTGGCGCCACGTTCGCCGGGATGGCGGACATGCCGCACGTCTCCGCGATCATCACCAACCTCGGCGAGGAGCTCACGCTCGTCGACCGCATGCAGGACGCCCTGCAGGGCGAGATGGTGCGCCGTCAGGAGCTGCTGCGCTCAGCGGGCAACTTCGCGAACGTCGCCGACTACGAGAAGGCGCGCCGCGACGGTCGCACCGACCTCGCCCCGCTCCCCGCGCTGCTCATCGTCGCCGACGAGTTCTCCGAGCTGCTCACCGCCAAGCCGGAGTTCGTCGACCTGTTCGTCGCGATCGGACGGCTGGGCCGGTCGCTGCAGATGCACCTGCTGCTGTCCTCGCAGCGGCTCGAGGAGGGCCGCCTGCGCGGCCTGGAGTCCCACCTGTCGTACCGCATCGGTCTGCGCACGTTCTCCGCCGCCGAGTCGCGGACGGTGCTCGGCGTGCCCGACGCGTACGAGCTGCCGCCCGTGCCCGGTGTCGGCTACCTCAAGCCCGACCCGACGACCATGGTCCGGTTCCGCGCGTCGTACGTCTCCGGGCCGCCCAAGGGCCGCCGACGCTCCGTGTCCACCGCCGGCACGACGTCGGGCCGCGCGCGCATCGAGTCGTTCACCGCCGCTCCCGTGCTCAGCCCCGTGCGCGACGAGCAGCCCGTCGAGGTCGTCGAGACGGACGCCGAGGAGCGCGCCACCTTCGACATCGCGGTGCAGCGCATGAAGGGCCGCGGCCCGGCCGCGCACCAGGTCTGGCTGCCGCCGCTGATCGTCCCGTCGACGTACGACGAGCTCATGCCCGACCTGCAGGTCCACCCCGAGCTCGGGCTCGTCTCGCCCGCGTGGCGGGGCGCCGGGGCGCTCACCGTGCCGCTCGGCATCGTCGACCGGCCGCTCGAGCAGCGCCGCGAGAACCTCGTCGTGCAGCTGACCGGCGCCGCCGGGCACATGGCCGTCGTCGGCGGACCGCGCTCGGGCAAGAGCACGGTCCTGCGGTCGGTGCTCACGGGCCTGTCGCTCACGCACACCCCGCTCGAGGTGCAGTTCTACGTGCTCGACTTCGGTGGTGGCACGTTCGCGCCGCTCGCGCGCGCCCCGCACGTCGCGGGCGTCGCGACCCGGTCCGAGGCCGACGTGGTGCGTCGTGTCGTCGCGGAGGTCGAGGGCATCGTCGACGCGCGCGAGCGGTACTTCCGCGCGCAGGGCATCGACTCCGTCGAGACCTACCGCGCCCGCCGCGCGCAGGGCCTCGCCGACGACGGCTACGGCGACGTCTTCCTCGTCGTCGACGGGTGGAGCACCATCCGCGCGGAGTTCGACGAGCTCGAGGCGCGCCTGCAGACGCTCGCCGGTCGCGGCCTGACGTTCGGCGTGCACCTGCTCGTCGCCGCCGCCCGCTGGATGGACTTCCGCTCGCAGGTCAAGGACCTGTTCGGCACCCGCATCGAGCTGCGGCTCGGCGACACGGGCGACTCGGAGATCGACCGCAAGGTCGCCGCGAACGTGCCCAAGGGACGCCCCGGCCGCGGCCTCGTCGCGTCCAAGCACCACGTGCTCACCGCGCTCCCCCGCGTCGACGGCGACTCGTCGCCCGAGACGGTCGGCGACGGCGTCGCGCACCTCGTCCAGGTCCTCACGCAGTCCTGGACGGGCCGCCCCGGCCCGAAGCTGCGCCTCCTGCCGGAGCAGGTCACGCTCGACCAGGTGCGCGCCGCCAGCCCGGCCGACACGCGCCAGATCCTGCTCGGCGTCGACGAGGCCGCCCTCGCGCCCGTCGGCGTCGACCTGCGCGAGGAGGACCACCTCTACCTGTTCGGCGACGGCGGCTCGGGCAAGTCGGCCTTCCTGCGGTCCGTGGCCAGCGAGATCCAGCGCCTGCACACGCCGGCCGAGGCGCAGATCTTCGCCGTCGACCTGCGCCGCTCGCTGCTCGGGGAGATCCCGGCGGACTACCTCGCCGGGTACCTCACCACGCAGGAGCAGGCGACCTCCGAGCTGTCCGACCTCGCCGCGTACCTGCGGACCCGCCTGCCCGGGCCGGACGTCACGGCCCAGCAGCTCCGCACGCGCTCGTGGTGGTCCGGCGCCGAGGTGTACGTGCTCGTCGACGACTACGACCTCGTCGCGACCAGCATGGGCAACCCCGTCGCCGCGCTCGTCCCGCTGCTCGCGCAGGCCGGCGACGTCGGGCTGCACCTCGTCGTCGCACGCCGCACCGGTGGTGCCGGCCGCGCGCTGTACGAGCCCGTCCTGCAGTCGCTGCGCGACCTCGCGGCACCTGGCATCGTGCTGTCCGGCAGCCCGGACGAGGGCGCGCTCATCGGCGGCGCGAAGCCCGTGCCGTCCGTCCCCGGCCGCGCCCAGCTCGTCACGCGCGACCGTGGCCGGCAGGTGGTCCAGCTCGTCTGGAGCCCGCCGACCACCTGA
- a CDS encoding S8 family peptidase, translating into MRLPEIHQVTRGEGVQIAVIDTAVNPAAPDLVGTDLQVREPSFCDPVDGVDVPAATTAVEAEHGTAMTALILGTDAGADGQPGILGVAPDATVRFYATNAHGTPGVDDCPGLGEDAALEEAIDDGADIVSMAFSSAALMHDAIARAHREGVILVAAAGNEPGQVDAPAAYNGVLAVSGADKVGALLPGPSGAQLGVVAPGGEIRVYYGPTWQYSVASGSSTATALTSGAIALAMSRWPDATPNQILQSVVRNTGSQAHELAHTDDYGYGVLNVARIVETDPTQYEDVNPLIAEDTELGPDASEIFGEASDEPTAGGEGGATDTPAEDASSGLGTLAVVGLGVVGLLLVVGVVVLVVTTRRRGSRQAPVAPPPATGHSTFDAVNRGEHHG; encoded by the coding sequence ATGCGGCTGCCCGAGATCCACCAGGTCACGCGCGGAGAGGGCGTGCAGATCGCCGTCATCGACACCGCGGTCAACCCCGCCGCCCCCGATCTCGTCGGCACCGACCTGCAGGTGCGCGAGCCGTCGTTCTGCGACCCCGTCGACGGCGTCGACGTGCCCGCAGCGACCACCGCCGTGGAGGCCGAGCACGGCACCGCGATGACCGCCCTCATCCTGGGCACCGACGCCGGCGCGGACGGCCAGCCCGGCATCCTCGGCGTCGCCCCCGACGCGACCGTGCGCTTCTACGCCACCAACGCCCACGGCACGCCGGGCGTCGACGACTGCCCGGGTCTCGGCGAGGACGCCGCGCTGGAGGAGGCGATCGACGACGGCGCGGACATCGTCAGCATGGCGTTCAGCTCCGCCGCGCTCATGCACGACGCGATCGCGCGGGCGCACCGTGAGGGCGTCATCCTCGTCGCGGCCGCCGGCAACGAGCCGGGCCAGGTCGACGCACCCGCGGCGTACAACGGGGTGCTCGCCGTGTCCGGGGCCGACAAGGTCGGCGCCCTCCTGCCCGGCCCGTCGGGTGCCCAGCTGGGGGTCGTCGCACCCGGCGGAGAGATCCGCGTGTACTACGGGCCGACGTGGCAGTACTCCGTCGCCAGCGGGTCGTCGACGGCGACCGCCCTCACCTCGGGCGCGATCGCCCTCGCGATGTCCCGGTGGCCGGACGCGACGCCGAACCAGATCCTGCAGTCCGTCGTGCGCAACACCGGTTCCCAGGCGCACGAGCTCGCGCACACCGACGACTACGGCTACGGCGTCCTCAACGTCGCCCGGATCGTCGAGACCGACCCGACCCAGTACGAGGACGTCAACCCGCTCATCGCGGAGGACACCGAGCTCGGCCCGGACGCCTCCGAGATCTTCGGCGAGGCGAGCGACGAACCCACGGCTGGTGGCGAGGGCGGCGCAACCGACACGCCGGCCGAGGACGCCTCGTCGGGTCTGGGCACGCTGGCCGTCGTCGGCCTCGGCGTGGTGGGCCTGCTGCTCGTCGTGGGCGTGGTCGTGCTCGTCGTCACCACTCGCCGTCGCGGCTCCCGCCAGGCCCCCGTCGCACCTCCGCCCGCCACCGGGCACTCGACCTTCGACGCCGTGAACCGAGGGGAACACCATGGGTAG